From the Paramormyrops kingsleyae isolate MSU_618 chromosome 7, PKINGS_0.4, whole genome shotgun sequence genome, one window contains:
- the pum3 gene encoding pumilio homolog 3 has protein sequence MMEARQKKKAFSPKTGKTQGQKRKQAKASASTREVGEQEAKPGGKRPFKAQTKEKGKKFEKTSGKGGAQKFLRKKQTDGKLPQKRKLPPGKRKQEEGSEAKKPKWDEFKQKKKELKQNRQQNERKDSYQVIIRAKQIWEMVRRKDCNKEKRSKLMSELQQLVHGKIKAIAFAHDSTRVLQCCIQFGSDQQRQEVFEELKDHMVELSKSKYARNIVKKFLMYGSKQQVAEVMRAFKGQVRQLLRHAEASSVVEFAYNDKAILSQRLMLSEELYGNTFQICKSTVCPTLEKVLEASPEKLGSIMDEMKQILTPMAQKEAVIKHSLVHKVFLDFFLHAPAKLRSEMIESIREAVVYLAHTHDGARVAMHCLWHGTPKDRKVIVKTMKTYIDKFAMGEYAHLVLLAAFDCIDDTKLVKQTILAEIIASLSDIISNKYGKKVLLYLLSPRDPAHLLPEIIQVLEKGDGNVHSKKDTAVRRRELLEAVSPPLLQYLCEHARSMVMDKACCVAVSDILGGAVGDLRPAMEAVAELAEEDLVPGGVEGQLHVVEHPAGHLVLKWLIEQDAKLEEAGREERFSDVLLEQVGLDKLKTWVSVNRGTIVLCCLLQSTQKSVAKAVKDALKPMVPELRKMNPTSKGVEVLLEKMSQ, from the exons ATGATGGAAGCCAGACAAAAGAAAAAAGCGTTTTCTCCGAAAACTGGGAAGACACAAGGACAGAAACGCAAACAAGCGAAAG CTTCAGCCTCCACAAGAGAAGTAGGAGAGCAGGAGGCCAAACCAGGGGGGAAACGACCTTTCAAGGCCCAAACTAAAGAAAAGGGGAAGAAATTTGAGAAAACTAGTGGGAAAGGTGGAGCCCAGAAATTCTTGAGGAAAAAGCAAACTGATGGGAAGCTTCCACAGAAGAGGAAATTACCCCCAGGGAAGAGAAAGCAGGAGGAAG GATCTGAAGCAAAGAAGCCAAAGTGGGATGAGTTCAAGCAAAAGAAGAAGGAGCTGAAACAGAATCGGCAGCAGAATGAACGAAAGGACAGCTATCAAGTTATAATACGGGCAAAACAGATCTGGGAGATGGTGCGGAG GAAAGACTGCAATAAGGAGAAGCGGTCCAAGCTCATGAGTGAACTGCAGCAGCTCGTACATGGGAAGATTAAAGCT ATCGCCTTCGCGCATGATTCCACCCGAGTCCTGCAGTGCTGCATTCAGTTCGGAAGTGACCAGCAGAGGCAGGAGGTGTTTGAGGAGCTGAAAG atCACATGGTCGAGCTCAGCAAGTCAAAATATGCAAGAAATATTGTGAAGAAGTTTTTAATGTATGG GAGCAAGCAGCAGGTTGCAGAAGTGATGCGAGCTTTCAAGGGCCAGGTGAGGCAGCTGCTGCGGCACGCGGAGGCGTCGTCTGTGGTGGAATTCGCCTACAACGACAAGGCCATCCTGTCCCAGAGGCTCATGCTGAGCGAGGAGCTCTACGGCAACACCTTCCAAATCTGCAAG TCCACAGTGTGCCCCACACTTGAGAAGGTTCTGGAGGCCAGCCCGGAGAAGCTGGGCAGCATCATGGATGAGATGAAGCAGATTTTGACGCCTATGGCCCAGAA AGAAGCTGTCATTAAACATTCACTGGTCCACAAGGTGTTCCTGGATTTCTTCCTCCATGCCCCAGCCAAACTACGATCT GAGATGATCGAGTCGATACGGGAAGCGGTGGTGTACTTGGCGCACACGCACGACGGAGCCAGGGTGGCCATGCATTGCCTGTGGCACGGGACCCCGAAG GATAGAAAAGTCATTGTGAAGACTATGAAGACATACATTGACAAGTTTGCAATG GGAGAGTACGCTCATCTAGTGCTTCTGGCCGCCTTTGACTGCATCGACGACACCAAGCTGGTGAAGCAGACCATCTTGGCG GAGATCATCGCCTCGCTCTCGGACATCATAAGCAACAAGTACGGGAAGAAGGTGCTGCTGTACCTGCTGAGCCCTCGGGACCCCGCACACTTACTCCCAGAGATCATCCAGGTGCTGGAGAAAGGAGACGGGAATGTACACAG CAAAAAGGACACAGCCGTCCGGCGTAGGGAGCTCCTGGAGgcggtgtccccccccctcctgcagtacctgtgtGAGCACGCACGCTCCATGGTGATGGATAAGGCCTGTTGCGTTGCCGTGAGCGACATCCTGGGAGGCGCTGTTGGGGACCTGCGGCCGGCAATGGAGGCTGTGGCCGAACTCGCCGAAGAGGACCTCGTCccagggggggtggagggacaG CTCCATGTGGTGGAGCATCCTGCAGGCCACCTTGTGCTGAAGTGGCTGATTGAGCAGGATGCCAAGTTGgaagaggctggcagagaag AGCGCTTCTCCGATGTCCTGCTGGAGCAGGTGGGCCTGGACAAGCTGAAAACCTGGGTCTCCGTCAATAGAGGCACCATTGTCCTCTGCTG CCTCCTCCAGAGCACCCAGAAGAGCGTGGCAAAGGCAGTAAAGGATGCCTTGAAGCCCATGGTCCCAGAGCTGCGGAAGATGAACCCTACCTCAAAGGGGGTGGAAGTCCTGCTGGAAAAGATGTCCCAGTAA